From the genome of Muricauda sp. SCSIO 64092, one region includes:
- a CDS encoding SLC13 family permease — translation MITLLIILTITILLFIWGKFPPDVVALISMITLFLTGILTAEEALSGFSNATVIMIAALFIIGEGLSRTGWTAIAGQRFVSWAKKSVPKLLVIVTLGASVLSGFVSNTGTVAALLPVTVSAAWNAGTLPSKLLMPVAFGSNTGGLLTLTGTPPNIIASNTLIENNLEGFSFFEFSLIGLPLLLITILYFRYVGYRLMPSNTTKEKPVDIDVEMHKWIENYSVGDNLYRLRIRSMSPLINTKIEDWDFEGKHNVSVMRLKRRHPSPLKQKVPQFVELPDPDTEMRYHDIITVKGQAEDVDKLVLKFSLGVIPTPVEMDTLKNELINQEVGMAEMFISPNSIFVGRVINLGHYLKQTGVQLLAASRDNRPLTGKIKMEAGDAFVIRGTWENIETLKSLYENVVISGRPESMAKNVAQLTTRSYIAMGTLILLIALLVFKVLPGAMAALICAGIMMLTRCVPITKAYKGISWTSVVMIAAMIPMGLALQKTGVAQMAAEGLVEVLGSVHPTALLAGIFLLTTAFSQTINNSATAVLMAPIALIAANSLGVSPKPYLITVAVSASTAFLTPVGTTTNAMVLSAGGYSFMDYVRVGGPLLLLFFITTVLVVPLVWNF, via the coding sequence ATGATTACACTTTTAATCATTCTTACCATAACGATTCTCCTCTTTATTTGGGGAAAGTTCCCACCAGATGTTGTAGCGTTAATTTCAATGATTACGCTCTTTCTCACGGGTATTTTGACCGCCGAGGAGGCGTTGAGTGGATTTAGCAATGCTACCGTAATTATGATTGCGGCCCTGTTTATTATTGGAGAAGGGCTTTCCAGAACAGGTTGGACGGCGATTGCCGGACAGCGCTTTGTGAGTTGGGCAAAAAAGAGTGTGCCTAAATTATTGGTTATTGTGACTTTAGGGGCAAGCGTGCTCTCAGGTTTTGTGAGTAACACAGGCACGGTGGCAGCTTTGCTTCCTGTTACCGTTTCCGCAGCATGGAATGCTGGGACCTTGCCCTCAAAGTTATTGATGCCCGTAGCGTTTGGTTCCAATACCGGTGGTTTATTGACCTTGACCGGGACCCCACCAAATATCATTGCCAGCAACACCCTTATTGAAAACAACCTGGAAGGATTTAGTTTTTTTGAGTTCTCCTTGATTGGCCTCCCTTTGTTACTTATCACCATTCTTTATTTCAGATATGTTGGCTATCGCCTGATGCCTTCGAATACCACAAAGGAAAAACCGGTGGATATTGATGTGGAAATGCATAAGTGGATTGAAAATTATAGTGTTGGCGATAACCTGTATCGATTGCGGATTCGTTCGATGTCCCCCCTTATCAATACCAAAATTGAGGACTGGGATTTTGAAGGAAAACACAATGTTTCCGTTATGAGGCTAAAAAGGAGGCACCCGAGTCCCTTGAAGCAAAAGGTTCCCCAATTTGTGGAATTGCCCGATCCGGATACCGAAATGCGGTATCATGATATCATTACCGTTAAGGGCCAGGCAGAGGATGTGGACAAATTGGTGCTTAAATTCTCCCTTGGTGTAATTCCTACGCCCGTAGAAATGGATACCTTAAAAAATGAGCTGATCAATCAGGAGGTTGGGATGGCAGAGATGTTCATCTCGCCAAACTCAATTTTTGTAGGTCGTGTAATCAATCTTGGGCATTACCTAAAACAAACGGGGGTACAACTATTGGCCGCCTCAAGGGACAATCGTCCTTTAACGGGGAAAATTAAAATGGAAGCCGGTGATGCTTTCGTTATCAGGGGGACATGGGAAAATATTGAAACCTTGAAATCCCTGTATGAAAACGTGGTTATCTCGGGAAGACCTGAGTCCATGGCAAAGAATGTGGCACAGTTGACCACTAGAAGTTATATCGCTATGGGCACCTTGATCTTATTGATCGCACTTTTGGTCTTTAAGGTGCTCCCCGGTGCAATGGCAGCCTTGATATGTGCAGGTATCATGATGTTGACCCGTTGTGTGCCGATAACCAAGGCGTACAAAGGAATCAGTTGGACCAGTGTGGTGATGATTGCTGCCATGATTCCCATGGGCTTGGCCCTCCAAAAGACGGGAGTTGCCCAAATGGCCGCGGAAGGATTGGTGGAGGTGCTGGGAAGCGTTCATCCCACGGCATTGTTGGCCGGTATTTTTCTATTGACCACAGCTTTTAGCCAAACGATAAACAATTCAGCTACAGCGGTCCTTATGGCCCCTATAGCCCTAATTGCGGCGAATTCCTTGGGAGTGTCTCCCAAACCCTATTTAATAACAGTGGCGGTAAGTGCATCAACAGCTTTTTTGACCCCTGTTGGAACCACAACCAACGCCATGGTATTATCCGCTGGCGGGTATTCTTTTATGGACTACGTAAGGGTCGGCGGGCCTTTACTGTTGCTCTTTTTTATAACCACGGTGTTGGTCGTACCGTTGGTCTGGAATTTTTGA
- a CDS encoding universal stress protein encodes MSSIKKIMVPFDFTEPAIAALDYTLSFVGYDNPIQITALYVSTTEVSDRERKEVMENFAREVSNLNKRTHWHPELLISQGDLEETILRSRRAQKADLIIMGTLGDSSVGEPLTNTSQLVLDADCPVISVPFGTQIQKPQAIALVLGKEEIEEPKVLGLLLDVARSFNAKVHVLTIYKESIYEEKVIVETNERTLEYYLEHFYAEHTFEKNEDIEKGILDYIEEKNIDLLAILPRNHAKKTKPSEGRLTKLLTLHSSVPVLTLD; translated from the coding sequence ATGAGCAGTATTAAAAAAATTATGGTTCCCTTCGATTTTACGGAACCGGCTATAGCAGCATTGGACTACACCCTGAGCTTTGTGGGGTATGATAATCCCATACAGATTACGGCACTATACGTTAGCACTACTGAAGTTAGCGATAGGGAGCGCAAAGAAGTCATGGAAAACTTTGCCAGGGAAGTATCCAACTTAAATAAGAGAACACATTGGCATCCGGAATTGTTGATTTCCCAAGGGGATTTGGAAGAGACCATTTTAAGGTCAAGGAGGGCCCAAAAGGCAGATTTGATCATTATGGGCACTTTGGGCGATTCCAGTGTGGGGGAACCGCTGACGAATACGTCACAATTGGTGCTGGACGCCGATTGCCCGGTTATATCCGTTCCATTTGGTACCCAAATCCAAAAGCCCCAGGCAATTGCCCTGGTATTGGGCAAGGAAGAAATAGAGGAACCCAAGGTTTTGGGATTACTATTGGATGTTGCCCGTTCCTTTAATGCCAAAGTACACGTATTAACCATCTATAAGGAGTCCATCTATGAAGAAAAGGTGATCGTTGAGACCAATGAAAGAACCTTGGAGTACTATTTGGAACATTTTTACGCCGAACACACTTTTGAAAAAAATGAAGATATAGAAAAAGGGATATTGGATTACATCGAAGAGAAAAACATTGACCTTTTGGCCATTTTGCCCAGAAACCATGCGAAAAAGACAAAACCTTCAGAAGGTCGTTTGACAAAATTACTGACCCTACATTCCAGTGTCCCCGTATTGACATTGGATTAA
- a CDS encoding DUF2490 domain-containing protein translates to MGNSSVKPPNRLRSLLLQTFFLLAIVGIRGQENTKTDIGSWMVFSMDNQLSEKWSVPVVAILCYENLAEQTEFGFVRTGVTYKTSPTLKLTLGTAYVDSQPLYHHEFETLTTQVWVYEQATIKTGTLQHRLRMEHRWIDKPTENIFNTRLRYRLGFKQRLGTTYYIKCTDEPFFNFDELYIDQNRFFVGIGRKLGKDVSMEFGYFKTHVGKKNFDRLRVAVHLKTLFFKRNPEDLTQSDFADSSK, encoded by the coding sequence ATGGGAAATTCATCAGTGAAACCCCCAAACAGGCTGCGAAGTCTCTTACTCCAAACCTTTTTCCTTTTAGCGATCGTGGGTATCCGCGGTCAAGAAAACACCAAGACCGATATTGGTAGCTGGATGGTGTTCTCCATGGACAACCAACTATCCGAAAAATGGAGTGTACCGGTGGTGGCCATTTTATGCTATGAGAATTTGGCCGAACAAACGGAATTTGGGTTTGTCAGGACGGGAGTGACGTATAAAACAAGCCCTACCTTAAAATTAACCCTGGGTACTGCCTACGTCGACTCACAGCCTTTGTACCATCATGAATTCGAAACCTTGACCACCCAGGTCTGGGTCTATGAGCAAGCCACGATAAAAACGGGAACACTACAACATAGGTTGCGGATGGAACATCGGTGGATCGACAAACCCACCGAAAACATCTTTAACACCAGATTACGCTATAGACTTGGTTTTAAACAAAGACTTGGCACTACCTATTATATTAAATGTACGGACGAACCCTTTTTCAATTTTGATGAACTCTATATTGACCAAAACCGATTTTTTGTGGGTATTGGGAGAAAACTAGGTAAGGATGTTTCCATGGAGTTCGGGTATTTTAAAACCCATGTGGGCAAAAAAAATTTCGACAGACTAAGGGTAGCCGTGCACTTAAAAACCCTATTCTTCAAAAGAAATCCGGAGGATCTCACCCAGTCAGATTTTGCTGATTCCTCAAAATAG
- a CDS encoding energy transducer TonB: MEVKKNPKADLNRNSGLYFVIGLTIVLFATWRMLEHKTYVSDEEFVNVLNVMDEMDEEVPITELIKTPPPPPPPTTPDVIEVVEDIEEVEETIIESTESSQDTFVEEVVSVDDVDVGEEEEEILVPFAVIENVPVFPGCENLGSEAERKACFNRKIQEHIQKNFNYPKTALEMGISGRVFVQFEIDGTGKVSGIRKRGPDRLLEEEAVRIIASLPQMKPGMQRGRPAKVGYSIPINFMMQ, from the coding sequence ATGGAAGTCAAGAAAAACCCAAAAGCCGATCTAAATCGAAATAGTGGCCTATATTTTGTAATTGGGCTGACTATAGTATTGTTTGCCACTTGGCGGATGTTGGAGCACAAAACCTATGTCTCCGATGAAGAATTCGTCAATGTATTGAATGTAATGGATGAAATGGATGAAGAAGTGCCCATCACTGAACTCATAAAGACACCTCCACCTCCACCGCCACCAACAACTCCTGATGTGATAGAAGTTGTAGAGGATATTGAGGAAGTGGAAGAGACCATCATTGAAAGTACCGAGAGTAGCCAGGATACGTTTGTAGAGGAGGTTGTTAGTGTTGATGATGTTGATGTTGGGGAGGAAGAGGAAGAGATTTTGGTTCCATTTGCGGTTATTGAAAACGTTCCCGTATTTCCAGGCTGTGAAAACCTGGGCAGTGAAGCGGAACGTAAAGCTTGCTTTAACCGAAAAATCCAGGAACATATTCAAAAGAATTTTAATTATCCGAAAACTGCCTTGGAAATGGGCATAAGTGGAAGGGTCTTCGTACAGTTCGAAATTGATGGAACCGGTAAAGTTTCCGGCATTAGAAAACGTGGACCAGACCGCCTTTTGGAAGAGGAAGCTGTTCGGATCATAGCTTCACTTCCACAGATGAAGCCGGGAATGCAGCGTGGCCGTCCAGCAAAAGTTGGCTATAGTATCCCTATTAATTTTATGATGCAATAG
- a CDS encoding succinylglutamate desuccinylase/aspartoacylase family protein, translated as MPQPVTTINGTSKEVHRIIGHIKGEVPGPTVVFFGGIHGNEPAGVKALQHVFSEMEDGSAHFSGEFFGIAGNLSALPIDARFIDEDLNRIWFPHRMESLSSPKPSRSIEEKEMLSLHTLINQILETASPPFYFIDLHTTSGETEPFIVMNDSLLNRRFTRNFPLPSILGIEEYLTGALLSYINDLGYVAFGFESGQHGDIKAIVNAENFIWYTLGLTGYCPMPKQELKTLRMKLNKSRTPKRFFEIYYQYLIKEGEEFEMLPGFINFQTVPKGTTISMAQGASITTDKSRQLFMPLYQDKGYEGFYFIRSIPYFFLWLSKYLRKLRFDDFLALLPGVKWASAKKDALYVDKRIARFFAKSFFHLLGYRTREMDKTHLVLKNRERNSKATDYQKAPWQ; from the coding sequence ATGCCCCAACCTGTTACAACAATAAATGGGACCTCTAAAGAGGTGCATAGGATTATTGGCCATATTAAAGGAGAAGTTCCAGGCCCAACGGTAGTATTTTTTGGGGGCATTCATGGAAACGAGCCTGCCGGGGTCAAAGCCTTGCAGCATGTTTTCTCCGAGATGGAAGACGGATCGGCCCATTTTTCCGGTGAATTTTTTGGTATTGCCGGTAATTTATCGGCACTGCCCATAGATGCCCGTTTTATTGATGAAGACTTGAACAGGATATGGTTTCCCCATAGAATGGAAAGTCTGTCCTCGCCAAAGCCTTCCAGAAGTATTGAGGAGAAAGAGATGCTGTCTTTGCATACCTTGATCAATCAGATTTTGGAAACCGCTTCCCCACCATTTTACTTCATTGATTTACACACAACTTCCGGTGAAACGGAACCTTTTATTGTCATGAATGATAGCCTGTTGAACCGGAGATTCACCAGAAACTTTCCCCTGCCGAGTATTCTTGGTATTGAAGAGTACTTAACAGGGGCCTTACTGAGTTATATCAACGATTTGGGTTATGTGGCCTTTGGTTTTGAAAGTGGACAACATGGCGATATCAAAGCCATCGTAAACGCGGAAAACTTTATTTGGTATACCCTGGGGCTCACCGGGTATTGCCCCATGCCCAAGCAAGAGCTCAAGACCTTGCGGATGAAGCTGAATAAGTCCAGGACCCCAAAACGTTTCTTTGAAATCTACTATCAGTATCTAATTAAAGAGGGCGAGGAATTTGAAATGCTCCCAGGTTTTATCAATTTTCAAACCGTACCCAAGGGCACTACAATTTCCATGGCCCAAGGCGCTTCAATAACCACGGACAAAAGTAGGCAATTGTTCATGCCGCTTTACCAAGATAAGGGTTACGAAGGCTTTTACTTTATTAGGAGCATCCCTTACTTTTTCCTGTGGTTGTCAAAATATCTTAGAAAGTTAAGGTTTGATGATTTTTTGGCCTTATTGCCAGGGGTGAAATGGGCGTCTGCCAAAAAGGATGCGCTTTATGTGGACAAACGGATTGCCCGATTTTTTGCAAAGTCCTTTTTCCACTTACTGGGATACAGGACCCGGGAGATGGATAAAACCCATCTGGTCTTAAAAAACAGGGAACGCAATTCCAAGGCCACGGACTATCAAAAAGCGCCATGGCAATAA
- a CDS encoding CBS domain-containing protein produces MGEMIKNNTKDIVERMAFVQHLIDDIKALELLLERGLFEDDIVRIGAEQELCLIDEDYRPFGVNLELLDAINDAHFTTELASYNIEINLDPFELKGNCFSLVEDQLRRLLEKAAKKAKGLNAKLLLAGILPTIGKKEVGLDHLTPIPRYFALNEMLKTYKGGDFNLKIRGVDELFLRHDSVMFEACNTSFQLHLQIPSHDFVQSYNWAQAIAGPVLSVCCNSPLLMGRELWKETRIALFQQSLDTRKTASALRNQTPRVGFGDHWEKGDVAEIFKQDISKHRILLTKPIEQNSLEKLNNGEIPKLPALCLHNGTVYRWNRACYGVGNGKPHLRIENRYIPSGPSVLDEIANFAFWVGLMKGRPKAFDDMPSQMDFKAAKTNFIKAARSGKETLFSWCGESYTAKKLVLNKLLPIAYKGLHRCGVDDEDVERLLGIIEARTKGRTGEQWQVANLRKLKKKFKTDKSLVLLTKKMVENQTNNLPIHKWEDIHLEKVKRTPRLVKELMTTHLLKLNEDDYVSMAKAIMEWNGIHHIPVENDHGELAGLLTWGYLESLEKEVNFESTVVSDVMIKDVITISPESEVSLALASMETNKIGCLPVVLDNTLVGILSKTDFS; encoded by the coding sequence ATGGGAGAAATGATTAAAAACAATACGAAGGACATTGTGGAACGAATGGCCTTTGTACAACATTTAATAGACGATATTAAGGCACTTGAGCTTTTACTGGAAAGAGGGCTTTTTGAAGATGATATCGTTCGTATTGGAGCAGAACAGGAGCTCTGTCTTATAGATGAGGACTATAGGCCGTTTGGGGTGAACCTGGAATTGTTGGATGCTATCAATGATGCGCATTTTACTACTGAATTAGCAAGTTATAATATTGAGATCAACCTGGATCCCTTTGAACTAAAAGGGAATTGTTTTTCATTGGTTGAGGACCAATTGCGTAGATTACTTGAAAAGGCAGCTAAAAAGGCGAAGGGATTGAATGCAAAACTATTGCTGGCCGGAATTTTGCCCACCATTGGTAAAAAGGAGGTTGGACTGGATCATTTGACCCCCATACCACGGTATTTTGCATTGAATGAAATGCTAAAAACCTATAAGGGAGGCGATTTTAATCTCAAAATCCGTGGGGTGGATGAACTGTTCCTAAGACATGATTCCGTGATGTTTGAGGCCTGTAATACAAGCTTCCAATTGCACCTTCAGATACCTTCGCACGATTTTGTGCAAAGCTATAACTGGGCCCAGGCCATAGCTGGCCCCGTACTTTCGGTCTGCTGCAACTCTCCACTGCTCATGGGCAGGGAGTTATGGAAAGAAACCAGGATAGCCTTGTTCCAACAAAGTCTGGATACCCGAAAAACGGCCTCGGCCCTTCGTAATCAAACGCCAAGGGTCGGCTTTGGGGACCATTGGGAAAAAGGCGATGTGGCGGAAATATTTAAGCAGGATATTTCCAAACACCGTATATTATTGACCAAACCCATTGAGCAGAATTCCCTTGAAAAGTTGAACAATGGGGAGATACCCAAACTGCCTGCACTTTGTTTGCACAATGGAACGGTCTATCGGTGGAACAGGGCCTGCTATGGTGTTGGCAATGGGAAGCCCCATCTTAGAATCGAAAATAGATATATCCCTTCCGGGCCTTCCGTATTGGACGAGATAGCAAACTTTGCTTTTTGGGTTGGATTGATGAAGGGTCGTCCAAAAGCCTTTGATGATATGCCATCCCAAATGGATTTTAAGGCTGCGAAAACCAATTTTATCAAGGCTGCGAGATCTGGAAAAGAGACCTTGTTTTCCTGGTGCGGTGAATCGTATACCGCCAAGAAATTGGTTTTGAACAAACTTTTGCCCATCGCTTATAAGGGGCTACATAGATGTGGTGTGGATGATGAGGACGTAGAACGTCTTTTGGGCATAATTGAGGCCAGGACCAAAGGCAGGACGGGGGAGCAGTGGCAGGTGGCCAACCTAAGAAAACTGAAGAAAAAGTTCAAAACGGATAAGTCACTCGTGCTATTGACCAAGAAAATGGTGGAGAATCAGACCAATAACCTTCCCATCCATAAGTGGGAAGATATTCATCTGGAAAAGGTTAAACGCACCCCTAGATTGGTCAAGGAATTAATGACCACCCATCTGTTGAAACTGAATGAGGATGACTATGTGAGTATGGCAAAGGCCATTATGGAATGGAATGGAATCCATCATATCCCGGTGGAAAATGATCACGGGGAATTGGCAGGGCTTCTTACCTGGGGGTATTTGGAATCTTTGGAAAAAGAAGTCAATTTTGAGAGTACCGTAGTGTCGGATGTTATGATAAAAGATGTCATTACCATTTCGCCAGAATCAGAAGTTTCCCTAGCTTTAGCATCCATGGAAACAAATAAAATTGGTTGTCTTCCGGTAGTTTTGGACAATACTTTGGTAGGAATTCTCAGTAAAACAGATTTTTCTTAA
- the hemN gene encoding oxygen-independent coproporphyrinogen III oxidase, with protein MCNLTSKYNVPGPRYTSYPTVPYWDGDYFSGKKWKESVRQRFDESGKEGISVYIHLPFCESMCTFCGCHKRITKKHEVEAPYINTLLKEWVLYRDILGKKPLIKELHLGGGTPTFFSPENLTRLINGIFRFADRAPDAELSFEGHPNNTTKAHLRALYDLGFRRVCFGVQDYNENVQLAINRIQPFEKVKSVTEMAREVGYTSVGHDLVYGLPFQSVDDVKNTIEHTNIVRPDRIAFYSYAHVPWRKGNGQRGYLDSDLPNTEDKKLQYEIGKQWLLAKGYKEIGMDHFAVESDDLYLAIKKGTLHRNFMGYTPSKTQLMIGLGASSISDSWHAFAQNVKSIEEYQHLIAHDIVPVYRGHILNDEDKLIRKHILNLMCHFNTSWEVEQTQHLDFGHIMDNLRELETDGLVRMGSNSIEVTEKGRPFIRNISMAFDLKLHRKQPETRLFSMTV; from the coding sequence ATGTGCAATTTAACGAGCAAATATAATGTTCCCGGCCCGCGTTATACCAGTTATCCAACTGTCCCGTACTGGGATGGGGATTATTTCTCCGGTAAAAAATGGAAGGAAAGTGTAAGGCAACGCTTTGACGAGTCTGGGAAAGAAGGCATAAGTGTTTATATCCATCTCCCCTTTTGTGAAAGTATGTGCACTTTTTGTGGTTGCCATAAAAGGATTACCAAAAAACATGAGGTGGAAGCACCTTATATCAATACACTACTTAAGGAATGGGTACTTTACCGGGATATTCTTGGGAAAAAACCTTTGATCAAGGAACTGCATCTTGGTGGAGGAACACCCACTTTTTTTTCACCGGAAAACCTGACCCGCCTCATCAATGGTATATTTAGGTTTGCCGATAGGGCCCCCGACGCCGAACTAAGCTTTGAAGGCCACCCGAACAATACGACCAAAGCACACTTACGGGCCCTCTACGATCTGGGATTTAGAAGGGTTTGCTTTGGTGTACAGGATTATAACGAAAACGTACAGTTGGCCATAAATCGGATACAACCTTTCGAAAAGGTGAAGTCCGTAACGGAAATGGCAAGGGAGGTTGGTTATACCTCCGTTGGGCACGATTTGGTCTATGGATTGCCATTCCAATCCGTGGATGATGTGAAGAACACCATTGAGCATACCAACATAGTAAGGCCCGATCGTATCGCCTTTTATAGCTATGCCCATGTTCCCTGGCGAAAGGGAAACGGACAACGCGGATACCTGGATAGTGACCTTCCCAATACGGAGGATAAAAAACTGCAGTATGAAATTGGGAAACAGTGGTTGTTGGCCAAAGGCTACAAGGAAATTGGAATGGATCATTTTGCGGTGGAATCGGATGACCTTTACCTAGCCATTAAGAAAGGGACCCTACACCGGAACTTTATGGGATACACCCCTTCCAAAACCCAGTTAATGATTGGACTTGGGGCAAGCAGCATAAGCGACAGTTGGCATGCTTTTGCCCAAAATGTGAAGAGTATTGAAGAATACCAACATTTAATTGCTCACGATATTGTTCCTGTGTATCGCGGACATATTTTGAATGATGAGGACAAATTGATCCGCAAACACATTTTAAATTTAATGTGCCACTTTAACACCTCTTGGGAAGTTGAACAGACCCAACATTTGGACTTTGGCCACATTATGGACAACTTGCGCGAATTGGAGACGGATGGATTGGTCCGTATGGGTTCCAATAGCATTGAAGTTACTGAAAAAGGAAGACCATTCATTAGAAATATAAGTATGGCATTTGATCTAAAATTACACCGAAAGCAGCCGGAAACCCGCCTGTTTTCCATGACTGTCTAA
- a CDS encoding universal stress protein gives MKSIIVPIDFSEQSEVALKVAANLAKKIDSELFVLHMLELSPAIMSSGEYLPQEHIVHLMKLTEKRFSEFLAKDYLKGVNVTPIIKHYKVLSEINSVAEKHEIDLIVMGSHGTDGLQELFIGSNTERVVRSSEIPVLVVKGEVENFKAERFIFASDFKEESVPAVKKAVEFAKLLGAELKLVYINTPADAFLSTEDAYSRISKFLNIAMLGLEVDIYNDYSVEKGVLNYAESNAADLIGIPTHGRQGLSHFFMGSIGEDIANHSKIPVVTFKL, from the coding sequence ATGAAAAGTATAATTGTACCCATAGATTTTTCGGAACAATCCGAAGTTGCCCTAAAAGTAGCGGCCAACTTGGCCAAAAAAATTGATTCGGAACTGTTTGTGCTCCATATGCTGGAACTTTCCCCTGCCATTATGAGCAGTGGCGAGTATTTGCCCCAAGAGCATATTGTCCACCTAATGAAGCTTACGGAAAAACGTTTTTCGGAATTTCTGGCCAAAGACTATTTAAAGGGCGTAAACGTTACTCCTATCATTAAGCATTATAAGGTACTTAGCGAAATCAATAGTGTGGCCGAAAAGCACGAAATTGATTTGATCGTGATGGGATCGCACGGCACGGATGGCCTTCAGGAACTATTTATTGGCTCCAATACGGAACGCGTGGTGCGCAGCTCCGAAATCCCGGTTTTGGTAGTTAAGGGAGAAGTGGAAAACTTCAAGGCCGAACGTTTTATTTTCGCAAGTGATTTTAAGGAAGAAAGCGTACCAGCAGTGAAAAAGGCCGTTGAATTTGCCAAATTACTGGGTGCAGAACTTAAACTGGTATACATCAATACACCCGCAGATGCCTTTCTAAGTACGGAAGATGCCTACAGTCGTATTTCCAAATTTTTGAATATCGCCATGTTGGGATTGGAAGTCGATATCTATAACGATTATAGCGTTGAAAAAGGTGTCCTGAATTATGCAGAATCCAATGCTGCCGATTTAATTGGAATACCAACGCATGGAAGGCAGGGACTTTCCCACTTTTTTATGGGAAGTATTGGAGAGGATATTGCCAACCACAGTAAAATACCTGTGGTTACCTTTAAACTATAA